Proteins encoded in a region of the Deltaproteobacteria bacterium genome:
- a CDS encoding beta-ketoacyl-[acyl-carrier-protein] synthase family protein, whose amino-acid sequence MNRQVVVTGIGMVTPLGVGKESFAQALFRGDSGVREIAAFDTSRFSSHLGAEIREFSARDFISLKNLRRMDRLSQTAVASVRLALEDAKVSINPANRDRIGVILGTAFGPTDIKVHCARILFTEGPGMINPILVPNSVMNAPAGHASIELGFRGVNTTVNHQAASGETAIVYAAMEIQKGAADIILAGGADILSEFFYETLVRFRAVSPVDGKKEGARPFDTKRNGPIAGEGCGIVCLELREHAESRGAIPYCEIAGWGMSSSPAGPTDWPDNAKGVTLAMTRALKAADLTPEGVDTIQAAANGGKNPDGIEADACLRLFRSEAAAPVVSSIKGALGESFSSGGTRAAALALSIREGKVPPTLGLAEPIAPLFFTTGEARKMNIRNGLINAISHGGTNVSIVMRKIEQD is encoded by the coding sequence ATGAATAGACAGGTTGTTGTGACCGGGATCGGGATGGTAACACCCCTTGGCGTCGGGAAAGAAAGCTTTGCGCAGGCTTTGTTCCGGGGCGATTCCGGTGTCAGAGAGATCGCGGCCTTCGACACGTCCCGTTTTTCCTCCCATCTGGGGGCGGAAATCAGGGAGTTTTCAGCGCGGGATTTCATCTCCCTGAAGAATTTACGGAGGATGGACAGGCTTTCCCAGACGGCCGTCGCCTCGGTACGGTTGGCCCTGGAGGATGCAAAGGTCAGCATCAACCCCGCAAACCGTGACCGCATCGGCGTCATCCTGGGAACCGCCTTCGGCCCGACGGATATCAAAGTCCATTGCGCCCGCATCCTCTTTACCGAGGGTCCGGGAATGATCAATCCGATCCTGGTTCCCAATTCAGTCATGAACGCGCCTGCTGGTCATGCCTCCATCGAACTGGGGTTCAGGGGGGTGAATACCACGGTAAATCATCAGGCCGCTTCGGGTGAAACAGCCATTGTGTATGCGGCCATGGAGATCCAAAAGGGCGCCGCTGATATCATTCTGGCGGGCGGGGCCGATATTCTTTCGGAGTTCTTCTATGAAACCCTCGTCAGGTTCAGGGCGGTTTCCCCCGTTGACGGGAAAAAAGAAGGTGCGCGTCCTTTCGACACGAAGCGGAACGGTCCCATTGCGGGAGAGGGGTGCGGGATCGTCTGCCTTGAACTCCGGGAGCATGCCGAGAGCAGGGGAGCGATTCCCTATTGTGAGATTGCCGGATGGGGGATGAGTTCTTCGCCCGCCGGACCAACCGATTGGCCCGATAATGCAAAAGGGGTGACTCTCGCCATGACGCGGGCGTTGAAAGCGGCTGACCTTACGCCGGAAGGTGTCGATACAATCCAGGCAGCCGCAAACGGCGGGAAAAATCCCGATGGGATCGAAGCGGATGCCTGCCTGCGCCTTTTTAGATCAGAAGCAGCAGCTCCTGTGGTTTCTTCGATCAAAGGCGCCCTGGGGGAAAGTTTTTCATCGGGAGGCACACGGGCGGCCGCACTTGCATTATCCATCCGGGAAGGAAAGGTTCCGCCGACACTGGGGCTTGCGGAACCCATCGCGCCGCTTTTTTTTACAACCGGTGAGGCCAGGAAAATGAACATCCGCAATGGGCTTATCAACGCCATCTCTCATGGAGGAACCAACGTATCCATCGTCATGCGCAAAATCGAACAGGATTGA
- a CDS encoding beta-ketoacyl-[acyl-carrier-protein] synthase family protein, with amino-acid sequence MHRERVVITGLGTVNALAKNTVEFSRTLQEGVCGIGPVTLFDTADYRTQSGAEVKNFKPRDMIPPQFSLKRMSRADLMAFAATIEALTDACLFPLPEAVCEDTGVILGAGSGGKLEGEDFYRDYLRRQGRRARFSTLASLCPASSADHITAHLGLMGPKTTFMTACSSGATAIGFARDLIERRAATVMIAGGVEPLCRTTYASFNALQAVDPEYCKPFDRNRQGLSLGEASAIMILESLTHARERGVRIYGEVLGYGVTCDAYHMTTPDVEASGAVRSIQAALADAGISPAAVDYINAHGTATPTNDAMETRALKEVFGKRAYRIPVSSTKSMTGHTLGASGALEAIVSIVAIRQGFIPPTIHHYEPDPECDLDYVSTGARQAELKVVLSNSFAFGGNNTAVVLGRFTEKGIQNE; translated from the coding sequence ATGCACAGGGAACGGGTTGTTATTACCGGGCTGGGAACGGTCAATGCGCTGGCGAAAAACACCGTGGAATTTTCCCGCACCCTGCAGGAGGGAGTTTGCGGAATCGGGCCGGTGACCCTGTTCGATACGGCAGACTACCGGACGCAGAGCGGGGCCGAGGTTAAGAACTTCAAGCCCCGGGACATGATACCTCCGCAGTTTTCTCTGAAGCGTATGTCCAGGGCCGATTTAATGGCCTTCGCGGCAACCATCGAGGCGCTGACGGATGCCTGTCTTTTTCCGCTGCCTGAGGCTGTTTGTGAAGACACCGGTGTTATCCTCGGCGCAGGTTCCGGCGGCAAACTGGAGGGGGAAGATTTTTACCGCGACTATCTCCGGAGGCAGGGCCGACGCGCCCGCTTTTCAACGTTGGCCAGTCTCTGCCCGGCTTCCTCAGCGGATCACATCACCGCTCATCTTGGTCTCATGGGACCGAAGACGACATTCATGACGGCCTGCTCGTCCGGGGCGACGGCCATCGGGTTTGCCCGTGATTTAATCGAGCGCCGAGCCGCCACGGTCATGATTGCAGGCGGCGTTGAACCCCTGTGCCGGACCACCTATGCCTCATTCAACGCACTCCAGGCTGTCGATCCCGAATACTGTAAGCCTTTCGATAGAAACCGGCAGGGACTCTCACTTGGGGAGGCGTCGGCGATCATGATCCTGGAATCGTTGACTCATGCCAGGGAACGGGGTGTTCGGATATACGGTGAAGTTCTGGGATACGGGGTTACCTGCGATGCCTATCACATGACGACCCCGGATGTAGAAGCGTCCGGCGCCGTTCGTTCCATACAGGCGGCGCTGGCGGACGCCGGCATTTCCCCTGCCGCCGTCGATTACATCAACGCTCATGGGACCGCTACGCCAACGAACGATGCCATGGAGACCAGGGCCCTCAAAGAGGTTTTTGGAAAGCGGGCTTACCGGATACCGGTCAGTTCGACCAAGTCTATGACGGGTCATACATTGGGGGCCTCCGGCGCCCTGGAAGCGATTGTGTCCATTGTAGCGATCCGGCAAGGGTTCATCCCTCCTACGATTCACCATTATGAGCCTGATCCGGAATGCGATCTCGATTATGTATCCACGGGTGCGCGTCAGGCTGAGTTGAAAGTCGTTCTCTCCAACTCCTTTGCATTCGGCGGAAATAATACGGCAGTGGTTCTGGGGCGATTTACGGAAAAAGGAATTCAGAATGAATAG
- a CDS encoding ATP-binding protein, with protein sequence MKLTQGRRPALKLTIFNRLIISNLLIILLVGIIGAYTIMNLNDLNQLIESIIKHDSRIIALTEEALDDLYSLIAAEDKYIISGDPDYYRQFQQIRSDFTKRVKELESTADTEVKISLLTDIKKSQGRYDALLDQRESIITAQQVKERTHQTYVTDREQITRNIEQKLRNLVRVSTEDRDLKLQRSKNMSAHVTNISVILGILAIILAIIITLINTRKINLPIKLLGERTKEVAGGKFGDPLRISSPPEIKELADAFNVMCERLKELDQIKIDYIGHLSHELRTPLTVIKEASSMLQEGIFSKAPEKQEELFAVIKAECARLISSVNRILDFSQLEAGKMVFSFQYGDIRPIIEKNVLKLSPLTRKKKMDITLEIPEDIPFLRMDRERLEEVFENLLGNALKYTPEGGRIAVSVRSSMENHTVEISISDNGRGIPEDGLMQVFDKFKRVDDRRGSVMGTGLGLAIVRHIINAHGGQIWVKSNVGEGSTFTFSLPA encoded by the coding sequence GTGAAATTGACCCAGGGAAGGAGGCCGGCACTGAAACTTACAATTTTCAATAGGCTGATCATCAGCAACTTATTGATCATTCTCCTGGTCGGGATCATTGGCGCATATACCATCATGAATCTGAATGATCTTAATCAGCTTATCGAGTCCATAATCAAGCATGATTCACGTATAATAGCGTTAACCGAAGAGGCGCTGGATGACCTCTATAGCTTGATAGCTGCAGAAGATAAGTATATTATATCCGGAGACCCGGATTACTACCGGCAGTTTCAGCAGATAAGAAGTGACTTTACTAAAAGAGTTAAAGAGCTGGAAAGCACGGCGGATACAGAGGTTAAGATTAGTTTATTGACCGACATCAAGAAGTCCCAGGGTCGTTACGACGCGCTCCTTGATCAACGTGAGTCAATTATAACCGCTCAACAAGTGAAGGAAAGAACTCATCAGACATATGTGACAGACAGGGAGCAGATCACTCGCAACATTGAGCAGAAACTGCGAAATCTTGTGAGAGTTTCAACAGAGGACAGGGATTTAAAATTACAGCGATCAAAAAACATGTCGGCTCATGTTACTAATATTAGCGTCATTTTGGGAATTCTTGCTATCATTCTCGCCATAATTATAACTCTTATCAATACACGGAAAATCAATTTACCCATAAAACTATTGGGTGAACGGACAAAGGAGGTAGCCGGCGGCAAATTTGGTGATCCGCTGAGGATTTCTTCTCCGCCGGAGATCAAGGAATTGGCGGATGCTTTCAATGTGATGTGCGAACGGCTTAAGGAACTAGATCAGATTAAAATCGACTATATCGGTCATTTGTCTCATGAATTACGCACTCCCTTAACAGTTATCAAAGAAGCATCCAGCATGCTTCAGGAAGGTATTTTCTCAAAGGCCCCTGAAAAACAGGAGGAGCTGTTCGCAGTGATCAAAGCAGAATGTGCCCGGTTAATATCATCTGTGAACCGTATCCTTGACTTTTCACAATTGGAAGCGGGGAAAATGGTATTTTCCTTTCAATATGGTGACATTCGTCCTATCATTGAAAAAAATGTTTTGAAACTATCGCCTCTAACCCGGAAAAAGAAGATGGATATAACTCTTGAAATCCCCGAGGATATTCCTTTTTTGAGGATGGACAGGGAAAGACTTGAAGAAGTTTTTGAAAATTTGCTGGGCAACGCTCTGAAGTATACCCCGGAAGGGGGGAGGATCGCCGTTTCTGTCAGGAGCAGCATGGAGAACCACACCGTAGAGATATCTATATCGGATAATGGGCGGGGCATTCCTGAGGACGGCTTGATGCAGGTTTTTGATAAATTCAAGCGTGTCGATGACAGGAGAGGGTCCGTAATGGGGACCGGACTGGGGCTTGCAATTGTAAGACATATTATAAATGCACACGGAGGGCAAATATGGGTAAAAAGCAATGTGGGCGAAGGGAGCACCTTTACCTTTTCTCTGCCTGCGTGA
- a CDS encoding tetratricopeptide repeat protein has product MGKKQCGRREHLYLFSACVIIASILICGCAHLYEGIVTRPDFEEANDFLKRGNYKASLVKYEQILVNHPLAGDRALFERGVIYVYARNPQKDYQKSLECFQKLIKDYPESKYRQNSDVMVSLIDEVISKDKRIITQRRQSDKLEQQIEELGKKIELMKEVDMTLKQKKQTAP; this is encoded by the coding sequence ATGGGTAAAAAGCAATGTGGGCGAAGGGAGCACCTTTACCTTTTCTCTGCCTGCGTGATAATAGCATCAATCCTGATATGCGGATGCGCTCACTTATATGAAGGAATTGTAACCAGACCGGATTTTGAAGAGGCAAATGATTTTTTAAAGCGCGGGAACTATAAGGCGTCTCTCGTCAAATATGAGCAGATTCTTGTAAATCACCCTCTGGCTGGTGACAGGGCTCTTTTCGAGAGGGGCGTTATTTATGTATATGCCAGGAATCCGCAGAAAGACTATCAGAAATCATTGGAATGCTTTCAGAAACTTATCAAGGATTACCCGGAAAGCAAGTATAGGCAAAACAGTGATGTGATGGTATCTCTTATCGATGAGGTCATAAGCAAGGATAAAAGGATAATTACACAGCGAAGACAAAGTGATAAACTTGAACAACAGATTGAGGAATTAGGGAAAAAGATAGAACTGATGAAAGAAGTCGATATGACTTTAAAACAAAAGAAGCAAACAGCTCCTTAA
- a CDS encoding transglutaminase-like domain-containing protein, producing MASDTLKHTYRKTSFCRYAKRAFLPIFCILLLSSCASRYFSPLPTPGETLKIKELGDLSYRELWQGFVFNGEKVGFVHLKIVPMPEVQQYQILSEAHMRIRFLGMDKKITMKSEDRVRPDLTLVSFHYEQKMDEKPLILNGKIIDGKLKVLQKSGNEEKTADIILSGPLYPTSIINLYPVLKSMEVGAHYRYLVYDPQTQSITEVTQSVIAFEESKKLSLEPSFKVETHMHGHSASSWINVKGETIFELAMGGVLITYKEDEKSAKSFLAEASLNKKDLIFDFSLVKTEKPITCPRKTVLLEMSVEGLAGLLPPLQGPNQEFSERTINGKKYTEFRIHSVLPPKQEAGRTPLPNGDRHRYLAPSHHIESDHPEIKKVSQDVITDAVTPIEKVKRLVRWVSTEVKDEVVDSFSAVEVLHTRKGECQAHALLYTAMARAAGIPTKLVGGLVYMEGMGFLYHSWAESYTDGWIVVDPTFNQVGVDATHIKLVEGHDWTSLLQIGKVVGQLKVTISDYVCGQ from the coding sequence ATGGCATCAGACACTCTCAAGCATACATACCGTAAAACCAGTTTTTGCCGGTATGCAAAACGCGCATTTCTGCCGATCTTTTGTATATTGCTCCTGAGTTCATGCGCTTCCCGCTACTTCAGTCCCCTTCCTACCCCCGGGGAAACTCTTAAAATAAAGGAGTTAGGCGATCTCTCATACCGTGAACTTTGGCAGGGGTTTGTCTTCAATGGTGAAAAGGTGGGCTTTGTGCACCTTAAAATTGTACCGATGCCGGAGGTGCAACAGTATCAAATACTTTCGGAAGCCCATATGCGCATCCGTTTTCTGGGAATGGATAAAAAGATTACCATGAAAAGTGAGGACAGGGTCAGACCTGATCTCACCCTCGTCTCATTCCATTACGAACAGAAAATGGACGAAAAACCCCTCATACTCAATGGAAAGATCATTGATGGCAAACTGAAGGTGTTGCAGAAGAGCGGCAATGAGGAAAAGACTGCCGATATCATACTTTCGGGACCGCTCTACCCCACAAGCATCATCAATCTCTATCCCGTTCTCAAGAGTATGGAAGTAGGAGCTCATTATCGCTACCTCGTATACGATCCCCAGACCCAGTCCATAACCGAAGTGACCCAATCGGTCATTGCCTTTGAAGAGAGCAAGAAACTGTCTCTTGAGCCTTCCTTCAAGGTGGAGACGCACATGCACGGTCATAGCGCTTCCAGCTGGATAAACGTAAAGGGAGAGACCATCTTTGAGCTGGCGATGGGAGGCGTTTTAATTACCTACAAGGAAGATGAAAAAAGTGCGAAAAGCTTTCTGGCGGAAGCAAGCCTGAACAAGAAGGATCTCATCTTCGACTTCAGTCTCGTCAAAACGGAGAAACCCATAACCTGCCCGAGAAAGACTGTCTTACTGGAGATGTCCGTTGAAGGTTTAGCCGGGTTATTGCCCCCCCTTCAAGGACCCAATCAGGAGTTCTCAGAGAGAACAATCAATGGAAAAAAGTATACAGAGTTTCGCATCCACAGCGTATTGCCGCCGAAACAGGAGGCAGGGAGAACGCCTTTACCCAACGGTGATCGTCACCGTTACCTTGCTCCTTCTCACCACATTGAAAGCGATCATCCGGAGATTAAAAAGGTGTCACAGGATGTCATTACAGACGCCGTCACGCCCATCGAAAAGGTAAAGCGCCTGGTCCGGTGGGTGTCAACGGAGGTAAAGGATGAGGTGGTTGACAGTTTTTCGGCGGTGGAGGTTCTTCATACACGGAAGGGAGAATGCCAGGCCCACGCACTGTTGTATACCGCCATGGCGAGGGCGGCAGGAATACCCACGAAGCTGGTGGGAGGGCTCGTATATATGGAAGGAATGGGCTTTCTCTACCATAGCTGGGCGGAAAGTTATACGGATGGGTGGATTGTTGTAGATCCGACCTTCAACCAGGTGGGGGTTGATGCGACACATATCAAGTTAGTGGAAGGCCATGACTGGACATCCCTCCTGCAGATCGGGAAAGTTGTCGGACAGCTAAAAGTAACAATAAGTGATTACGTCTGTGGCCAGTAG
- a CDS encoding 4Fe-4S binding protein: protein MIRRIRIATQSLFLLIFLWLFLQTESKGANDLGYPVKIFLDADPLIFITTILSSREWYQTFYLAIFVIIATVFLGRVFCGWICPLGTLNNMAGLLKKQRIKTATVNWYRFKYYVLIFLLTSSLFSLQLTGILDPISLLIRSFSLAVYPLFSYATASVFETFYNVNSPFLVTISEFVFTLLKKLFLPFQQPLFLQSTFMGLLFFLILGLNLWERRFWCKYLCPLGALLGICSRYAFLKKSVSEGCNACGACARTCQGNAAPDEREGWKNTECLYCMNCDDLCPQNAVRFGFMKKQPVAAMDLGKRRVIGSILSGIVVVPLMRITPLARAGVSDPKLIRPPGSLEEKQFLRRCVKCGECMKVCITNGLQPTFLEAGIEGIWSPILVPRIGYCEYRCTLCGQVCPTGAIKKLDPSEKEKVKIGLAMIDKGRCLPYAHAVPCIVCEEVCPTPKKAIWFEKVKVKNRNGKELILNQPHVDLELCIGCGICEAKCPVLGQPAIAVTSIGETRSRDNQLLLP from the coding sequence ATGATCAGAAGAATCCGTATCGCAACACAGAGCCTTTTTTTACTCATCTTCCTGTGGCTCTTTCTGCAGACAGAATCGAAAGGGGCGAATGATCTCGGCTATCCCGTAAAGATATTTTTAGATGCGGACCCGCTTATTTTCATAACAACAATCCTGTCCAGCCGCGAGTGGTATCAAACATTTTACCTCGCCATTTTCGTGATCATAGCTACGGTGTTTCTGGGGAGGGTCTTTTGCGGATGGATTTGCCCCCTGGGAACCCTGAATAACATGGCGGGCTTACTGAAAAAACAGCGCATCAAAACAGCCACCGTAAACTGGTATCGGTTCAAATATTATGTCCTCATCTTTCTTCTCACATCGTCCCTTTTCTCCCTTCAGCTCACAGGAATTCTTGATCCCATTTCCCTTCTGATTCGCTCTTTCTCCTTGGCTGTGTATCCATTGTTCAGCTATGCAACGGCATCCGTGTTTGAAACGTTCTATAATGTAAATAGCCCCTTCCTGGTCACTATCTCCGAATTCGTCTTCACGCTTCTTAAAAAACTTTTCCTTCCTTTCCAGCAGCCTCTTTTCCTCCAGAGCACTTTCATGGGACTGCTTTTTTTTCTTATTCTTGGCCTGAACCTTTGGGAGAGACGTTTCTGGTGCAAGTATCTCTGCCCTCTGGGTGCGCTTCTCGGCATTTGTTCACGGTATGCATTCCTCAAAAAATCCGTAAGCGAAGGCTGCAATGCCTGCGGGGCCTGTGCCCGCACCTGTCAGGGGAATGCCGCCCCTGACGAGAGGGAAGGATGGAAAAATACGGAGTGTCTTTACTGTATGAATTGTGACGATCTCTGTCCCCAGAATGCAGTCCGTTTCGGTTTCATGAAAAAGCAGCCCGTGGCCGCAATGGACCTCGGCAAGAGGCGGGTGATCGGTTCGATTTTATCCGGCATCGTCGTCGTTCCGCTAATGAGAATCACACCTCTTGCCAGGGCGGGAGTTTCCGATCCTAAATTAATCAGACCACCGGGTTCCCTTGAAGAAAAGCAATTTCTCAGGAGATGTGTAAAATGCGGTGAATGCATGAAGGTCTGTATTACCAATGGCCTCCAACCGACATTCCTTGAAGCGGGTATTGAGGGAATTTGGTCGCCCATCCTCGTCCCTCGAATCGGGTACTGCGAATACCGATGCACCCTCTGCGGTCAGGTCTGTCCTACAGGTGCGATAAAGAAACTGGATCCTTCAGAAAAAGAAAAAGTCAAGATAGGCCTTGCCATGATTGACAAGGGAAGATGCCTGCCCTATGCCCATGCCGTACCGTGTATTGTCTGTGAAGAGGTCTGTCCCACCCCGAAGAAGGCCATCTGGTTTGAAAAGGTAAAAGTTAAAAACAGAAACGGCAAAGAATTGATTTTAAACCAGCCGCATGTCGACTTGGAACTATGCATCGGTTGCGGGATCTGCGAGGCAAAGTGTCCCGTTCTCGGCCAGCCGGCAATCGCTGTTACCAGTATCGGGGAAACACGATCACGGGACAATCAGCTTCTGTTGCCATGA
- a CDS encoding DUF362 domain-containing protein: MNRRDFLKAAIVTGVTFTIPGVTNPFLTSLEAAGKTDLVVARGIPPARITKSAIDGLGGMKQFISRGDIVVVKPNIGWDRIPEYAATTNPEVVSTVVRLCYEAGAKQVKVFDRTVTDPRRCYKQSGISDAASAVGGIVSFVDDRKFRDVKLPGFALKSWPLYTEIIEADKVINIPIAKTHGLSTLTLGMKNWMGVMGGSRGRIHQRIEGSLVDVAMSIKPTLIILDAVRILTANGPQGGDLSDVKQLNMVIAGTDQIAVDAFGATLFGLKGADLGYVVMGHKAGLGTMDLSKVKIKRISI, translated from the coding sequence ATGAATCGCAGGGATTTTCTCAAAGCCGCCATCGTAACCGGTGTAACCTTCACCATCCCGGGTGTCACGAACCCATTCCTCACTTCCCTGGAAGCCGCCGGGAAGACAGACCTTGTCGTCGCGCGTGGAATTCCACCTGCAAGGATAACAAAATCTGCAATCGATGGTTTAGGGGGGATGAAACAATTTATATCGAGGGGCGATATTGTTGTTGTTAAACCAAACATCGGGTGGGACAGGATCCCTGAATATGCTGCAACGACCAATCCTGAGGTCGTCTCTACAGTGGTCAGACTGTGCTATGAGGCGGGAGCGAAACAGGTCAAGGTATTTGACCGTACGGTTACAGATCCAAGGCGTTGTTATAAGCAGAGCGGTATTTCCGATGCAGCCTCCGCCGTGGGCGGGATCGTGAGCTTCGTCGATGACAGAAAATTCCGGGACGTTAAACTGCCCGGCTTTGCACTCAAATCATGGCCCCTCTATACAGAGATAATCGAGGCGGACAAGGTCATCAATATCCCTATCGCAAAGACACATGGCCTCTCCACCCTTACCCTCGGAATGAAGAACTGGATGGGAGTAATGGGTGGATCACGAGGCAGGATACACCAGAGGATCGAGGGGAGCCTTGTCGATGTAGCCATGTCCATCAAGCCCACACTCATCATCCTTGATGCGGTGCGCATCCTGACGGCGAATGGGCCGCAGGGAGGGGACCTTTCAGACGTGAAGCAGCTCAACATGGTTATTGCGGGAACGGATCAGATTGCGGTCGATGCTTTCGGGGCCACCCTCTTCGGCTTGAAAGGGGCGGATCTCGGCTATGTCGTCATGGGTCACAAGGCAGGACTCGGCACGATGGATCTGTCGAAGGTGAAAATCAAGAGGATTAGTATTTGA
- a CDS encoding response regulator, whose product MKLLVVDDSSEIVEILFSAMVLSGHEVDKAYDGIEALERLKNNSYDVVITDAEMPRMGGVEVCQFLKAQFSAVFVIGISGCFRALKELKDAGADICLSKPFSILAVEEAIENRSFLSPHKFQELETSTDYQAVSD is encoded by the coding sequence ATGAAATTACTGGTCGTAGACGATAGCTCGGAGATTGTAGAGATTTTGTTTTCTGCCATGGTGCTATCCGGCCATGAGGTAGATAAAGCATACGATGGGATTGAGGCCCTTGAGCGGCTCAAGAACAATTCATACGATGTCGTTATCACAGACGCCGAAATGCCCAGGATGGGAGGCGTTGAAGTCTGTCAATTTTTAAAAGCACAATTTTCTGCTGTCTTTGTCATTGGAATAAGCGGATGTTTTCGTGCACTGAAAGAACTCAAAGATGCAGGCGCCGACATCTGCCTTTCCAAGCCTTTCAGCATCCTCGCAGTGGAGGAAGCCATTGAGAATAGAAGTTTCCTTTCCCCACACAAATTTCAGGAATTGGAGACATCAACAGATTATCAGGCAGTCTCTGATTAG
- a CDS encoding sigma-54 dependent transcriptional regulator: MDRLLIVDDDLNILKVLKMRLESEGYQVETAPEIATAKDLAVNNEYELAILDLKFSGGSGIDLMKSIRNIDPDLPVIILTAHGTIESAVEAMKEGAYIYLTKPFDHRELLLQVKNGIEKSKLSREVKRLRKIVRQNQTIPNIIGQSESMNKVLELTCLAAESNSNVFISGESGTGKGMIARALHQLSDRKEKPFVSINCAAIPATLLESELFGFEKGAFTGATGNKKGLFVQADGGIIFLDEISEIPLAMQGKLLKAIEEREFYPLGAQKNVKVDIRIISASNKDIEAEVEKGNFRSDLFYRIHVFPIRMPPLRERKEDIPLLAEHFIENIAKKSNKDIKAITPQALQKLMIYSWPGNVRELANIIECAAVMARDDVLTEDMIVICQPKKDESAFRSFKESKQDFERSYLIELMKISRGNISQAAKLAGKYRADLYALLEKYNLNPLDFRQG; encoded by the coding sequence ATGGACAGACTTTTAATCGTTGATGACGATTTAAATATATTGAAAGTTCTTAAGATGAGGCTCGAATCTGAGGGCTATCAGGTTGAAACTGCCCCGGAAATTGCAACAGCAAAAGACCTGGCTGTAAATAATGAATACGAACTTGCGATTCTGGATCTCAAATTTTCAGGAGGAAGCGGTATAGATCTTATGAAGAGTATCCGCAATATAGATCCTGATCTTCCGGTCATTATCCTGACGGCACATGGTACCATTGAAAGTGCAGTAGAAGCAATGAAGGAAGGGGCTTATATCTATTTGACGAAGCCCTTTGATCATCGTGAACTTCTTTTACAGGTCAAAAATGGCATTGAGAAATCAAAACTTTCGAGAGAGGTCAAGAGACTTAGGAAGATTGTAAGGCAAAATCAGACGATTCCGAATATCATAGGCCAGAGTGAATCGATGAATAAGGTTCTTGAGTTGACATGTCTTGCAGCGGAGTCAAACTCAAATGTATTTATCAGTGGGGAAAGTGGAACAGGAAAAGGAATGATCGCCAGGGCTTTACATCAACTGAGCGATAGGAAGGAAAAACCCTTTGTTTCGATAAATTGCGCTGCAATTCCAGCCACCCTTCTCGAAAGTGAGCTTTTCGGTTTTGAAAAAGGTGCCTTCACCGGGGCGACGGGAAATAAAAAGGGGCTTTTCGTCCAGGCTGATGGCGGTATCATTTTCCTCGATGAAATATCCGAGATTCCCCTTGCCATGCAGGGGAAACTCCTTAAAGCAATCGAGGAAAGAGAATTTTATCCGCTGGGAGCACAGAAGAATGTCAAAGTTGATATACGGATTATATCAGCTTCCAATAAAGATATTGAAGCGGAAGTTGAAAAAGGAAATTTCCGTAGTGACCTTTTTTACCGGATACATGTTTTTCCCATCAGGATGCCGCCTTTAAGGGAGCGGAAGGAAGATATACCTCTTTTAGCGGAACACTTCATAGAAAATATTGCAAAAAAGAGTAATAAGGATATAAAGGCCATAACACCACAGGCACTGCAGAAGCTTATGATTTATTCCTGGCCCGGCAATGTACGGGAATTGGCGAACATCATTGAATGCGCTGCTGTGATGGCAAGAGATGATGTGCTCACGGAAGACATGATAGTTATTTGCCAACCTAAAAAAGATGAAAGTGCTTTCAGATCATTCAAGGAATCCAAACAGGATTTTGAACGCAGCTATCTCATTGAATTGATGAAAATCAGCAGGGGTAATATCAGCCAGGCTGCCAAACTGGCAGGTAAGTACCGAGCCGATCTCTATGCCCTGCTGGAAAAGTACAACTTAAATCCCCTTGATTTCCGACAGGGGTGA